Proteins from a genomic interval of Sphingobacterium lactis:
- a CDS encoding SDR family NAD(P)-dependent oxidoreductase: MKQLEDKVAIVTGGASGIGKAIVELFVKEGAKVVVADLNESLGNDLINSLGEGNVIFIKADASSPEDNKKIVDAAIENFGQLHIAVNNAGIGGESNPVGDLSLEGWKKVIDINLNGVFYGMHYQLPEMLRSGGSIINMASILGQVGFANSSAYVAAKHGVVGLTKSAGWEYATKGVRVNAIGPGFIATPLIDENLDQDTLKYLETQHAFQRLGKPEEVAELALWLASDKSSFVTGAYYPVDGGYLAK, from the coding sequence ATGAAACAACTAGAAGACAAAGTAGCTATTGTAACTGGGGGAGCCTCAGGAATAGGGAAAGCAATTGTAGAACTATTCGTCAAGGAAGGCGCTAAGGTGGTGGTTGCGGATTTGAACGAATCATTGGGAAATGATTTGATCAACAGTTTGGGTGAAGGCAATGTCATCTTTATCAAAGCGGACGCTTCCTCACCAGAGGACAACAAGAAAATCGTGGATGCGGCGATCGAGAATTTCGGACAGCTGCACATTGCGGTAAACAATGCCGGCATCGGAGGCGAGAGCAATCCCGTTGGGGACCTATCCCTGGAAGGCTGGAAAAAGGTAATCGACATCAACCTGAACGGTGTATTCTACGGCATGCACTACCAATTGCCGGAAATGCTGAGATCGGGCGGGAGCATCATCAACATGGCTTCCATCCTCGGACAGGTAGGCTTTGCGAACTCATCGGCTTATGTAGCCGCAAAACACGGCGTCGTGGGCTTAACGAAATCTGCAGGTTGGGAATATGCGACCAAGGGTGTTCGCGTAAATGCCATCGGCCCCGGATTTATCGCAACGCCATTGATCGATGAGAACCTGGATCAGGACACCTTGAAATACCTGGAAACACAGCATGCCTTCCAACGCTTGGGCAAACCGGAGGAGGTTGCAGAATTAGCGCTTTGGCTTGCTTCAGACAAGTCTTCGTTCGTCACTGGGGCCTATTACCCTGTCGATGGCGGATACTTGGCAAAATAA
- a CDS encoding bifunctional transcriptional activator/DNA repair enzyme AdaA, whose product MEKTQQQLNYERVASAIQYIQDNFQHTPSLEEIAEHVHLSPFHFHRLFSDWAGTSPKKFLQYTQVSFAKRLLKEEQRSLFDTHMITGMSSTSRLHDLFIQIEGMTPAEYKQGGDGLEIAYSFQQTPFGKCLIASTDKGICFMAFVDDAQESLADLRKNFAKATLHEQETALHKEALALFTNEGNDLKAIKLHLKGTPFQLKVWQALLQIPLGEISSYKAIAEKIEQPTASRAVGTAIGQNPIAFLIPCHRVLQSSGGIGGYRWKPIRKSAMLGWEFAQTDKQ is encoded by the coding sequence ATGGAAAAGACACAACAACAACTGAATTACGAACGGGTGGCCTCGGCCATCCAATATATCCAGGATAATTTCCAGCATACGCCAAGCTTGGAAGAGATTGCCGAACATGTGCACCTGAGTCCCTTTCATTTTCATCGTCTATTTTCCGATTGGGCGGGCACCAGTCCGAAGAAATTCCTGCAGTACACCCAGGTATCATTTGCCAAACGGTTATTGAAGGAAGAGCAGCGCAGCCTGTTCGATACCCATATGATAACAGGGATGAGCAGTACGAGCCGCCTGCACGACCTTTTCATCCAGATTGAGGGCATGACCCCCGCGGAGTATAAACAAGGCGGTGATGGCCTTGAAATTGCCTACAGCTTCCAACAGACGCCTTTCGGCAAATGCCTCATCGCCTCTACAGACAAGGGCATCTGCTTTATGGCTTTTGTGGATGATGCGCAGGAAAGTTTGGCCGATCTGCGCAAGAATTTTGCGAAAGCAACCCTTCATGAACAGGAAACGGCTTTACACAAGGAGGCATTGGCATTATTTACGAATGAGGGAAACGATTTGAAAGCGATCAAACTCCACCTGAAGGGAACGCCCTTTCAGCTGAAGGTGTGGCAGGCTCTTCTGCAGATTCCCTTGGGGGAAATCAGCAGCTACAAAGCCATTGCGGAGAAAATAGAACAGCCTACCGCATCGCGTGCCGTAGGGACGGCCATCGGCCAAAATCCCATTGCTTTCCTCATCCCCTGCCATCGCGTATTGCAGAGCAGTGGCGGAATCGGCGGGTACCGCTGGAAACCGATTCGGAAGTCAGCCATGCTGGGTTGGGAATTTGCACAAACCGATAAACAGTAA
- a CDS encoding alpha-ketoglutarate-dependent dioxygenase AlkB family protein gives MKLFNTAEPERNLLPYGGSVHYYGVICDRQQHYYDRLLHNIDWKNDQAVIFGKHIETKRKVAWYGDRRFEYTYSNIQKIALPWTEDLLELKALVERTSGETFNSCLLNLYHDGSEGMAWHSDGEKDLKKHGAIASFTLGAERKFAFKHKETKEKIDILLEDGSLLIMKDATQDNWLHRLPPTKVAHGPRINLTFRTIENG, from the coding sequence ATGAAACTATTCAATACCGCAGAACCGGAAAGAAACCTTCTACCCTATGGTGGGTCCGTACATTATTACGGTGTGATCTGTGATCGCCAGCAACATTATTACGATCGCCTGCTCCATAACATCGACTGGAAGAACGATCAGGCGGTGATCTTTGGCAAGCACATAGAGACAAAGCGCAAGGTAGCGTGGTATGGTGACCGCAGATTCGAGTACACCTACTCCAACATCCAGAAGATTGCCCTCCCTTGGACGGAGGACCTTTTGGAGCTGAAGGCCCTCGTGGAAAGAACCTCCGGTGAAACCTTCAATTCCTGTTTGCTGAACCTGTACCATGACGGTTCGGAAGGCATGGCGTGGCATAGCGATGGGGAGAAAGACCTCAAGAAGCATGGTGCCATTGCTTCGTTCACCCTCGGCGCCGAGCGTAAGTTTGCCTTCAAGCATAAAGAGACCAAGGAGAAGATCGACATCCTCTTGGAAGATGGCAGCTTACTGATCATGAAAGACGCAACACAGGACAATTGGCTGCACAGGTTGCCTCCGACAAAGGTGGCTCACGGACCGCGAATCAACCTGACGTTTCGGACGATTGAAAACGGTTAG
- a CDS encoding ABC-F family ATP-binding cassette domain-containing protein produces MVILQNATYIHPNKDILFHDLNLVLNPQDKLALIGNNGTGKSTLLQIIAGRLPLSSGQLQVGSTPYYIPQLLDSYNDRTIAEALGIATKLQAFLAILDGEATPENMAELNDDWTIEDRSRQALEHWQLHGIDLNQKLGTLSGGQKTKVFLAGIDIQQPDLILMDEPSNHLDYLARELLYDFIRETNKSLLIVSHDRTLLNILPEIAEMSKSGITRYGGNYAFYAEQKGIALSALDHDVKAKEKELRKAKEKEREALERQNKLNARGKKKQEKAGIPKILMGGLKNKAEGSSSKLKGIHQDKISGIKERLQDLRTHLPEIDQMKFGFQQSGLHLGKTLIEADAINYQINGKNLWSSDLSFQINYGDRYALKGMNGSGKTTLIKLLLGEYLPTTGTLKRAPINAIYVDQDYSLIKSNLSIYEMAQSFNTAALQEHEVKIRLNRFLFGKETWDKSCTFLSGGERMRLLLCCLNIASQAPDLIVLDEPTNNIDIQNITILTSAIQSYQGTLIVVSHDQYFLEEVEVTKEIALF; encoded by the coding sequence ATGGTTATTTTACAGAACGCAACATATATACACCCCAACAAGGATATTTTATTTCATGATTTGAACCTGGTGCTGAACCCGCAGGATAAGCTTGCCCTTATCGGTAATAACGGAACCGGGAAATCCACGCTGCTCCAGATCATAGCTGGCAGATTACCGCTCAGCTCGGGTCAATTGCAGGTGGGCAGCACTCCCTATTATATCCCCCAATTACTGGACAGCTACAACGACCGGACCATCGCGGAAGCACTGGGCATCGCAACGAAGCTACAGGCTTTTCTTGCTATCCTTGACGGTGAGGCCACACCAGAAAATATGGCTGAGCTCAATGATGATTGGACCATTGAGGACCGCAGTAGGCAAGCGTTGGAACACTGGCAGCTGCACGGAATCGACCTGAATCAGAAATTGGGAACCCTTAGCGGTGGTCAAAAAACGAAGGTGTTCCTAGCAGGAATTGACATCCAGCAACCCGACCTGATCCTTATGGATGAACCGAGCAATCACCTGGATTATCTTGCCCGCGAATTGCTGTATGATTTTATCAGGGAGACCAATAAATCGCTGCTGATCGTCAGCCACGATCGAACCTTATTGAATATCCTTCCGGAGATTGCCGAAATGTCCAAATCCGGGATTACGCGGTACGGTGGAAACTACGCTTTCTATGCCGAGCAGAAGGGAATTGCACTATCGGCCCTGGATCACGACGTGAAGGCGAAGGAAAAGGAACTGCGCAAGGCGAAGGAAAAAGAAAGGGAGGCGCTGGAAAGGCAGAACAAGTTAAATGCGCGAGGGAAGAAAAAACAGGAAAAGGCAGGCATCCCGAAGATTCTGATGGGTGGACTGAAAAATAAAGCCGAGGGCAGTTCGTCGAAGTTGAAGGGAATCCATCAGGATAAGATATCCGGGATTAAGGAACGCCTTCAGGACCTGCGGACACATCTTCCGGAAATTGACCAGATGAAATTCGGTTTCCAGCAATCGGGACTCCACCTGGGTAAGACATTGATCGAAGCCGATGCCATCAATTATCAGATCAACGGGAAAAATCTGTGGTCGAGCGACCTCAGCTTTCAGATCAACTATGGCGATCGATATGCACTAAAGGGAATGAACGGTTCCGGAAAAACGACCTTGATCAAGCTTCTGCTTGGCGAATATCTCCCAACTACCGGGACACTCAAGCGCGCCCCCATCAATGCGATCTATGTGGACCAAGATTATTCCCTGATCAAGAGTAACCTTTCCATATACGAGATGGCCCAATCTTTCAATACCGCAGCTCTGCAGGAACACGAAGTTAAAATCAGGCTCAACAGGTTCCTCTTTGGGAAGGAGACGTGGGACAAATCCTGTACTTTTTTAAGTGGAGGGGAAAGGATGCGGTTACTTTTATGCTGCCTGAACATCGCCAGCCAAGCACCCGACCTTATTGTCCTGGATGAACCGACCAATAATATCGATATACAGAATATTACAATTTTAACATCGGCAATCCAATCCTATCAGGGGACATTGATCGTGGTATCCCATGATCAGTACTTCTTGGAAGAGGTGGAAGTGACAAAGGAGATAGCGCTATTCTAA
- a CDS encoding helix-turn-helix domain-containing protein, whose product MILLISPAKAQAKIAESIRKRRLAMELTQEGLSERSGVPLPTLRKFEQKGNISLTALVKLLMIVGGLEDVLTALTPEKRQFNTIEEVLKASTVRERQRGKKK is encoded by the coding sequence ATGATATTACTTATTTCACCAGCAAAAGCACAGGCGAAAATTGCAGAATCAATCCGTAAAAGACGGCTGGCTATGGAATTGACGCAAGAAGGTCTTTCGGAAAGGTCTGGAGTACCACTTCCCACCTTACGAAAGTTTGAACAAAAGGGGAATATTTCCTTAACGGCCTTAGTCAAACTACTGATGATTGTGGGTGGGCTTGAAGATGTATTAACCGCACTAACCCCCGAGAAACGACAGTTCAACACCATCGAAGAGGTGTTAAAAGCATCAACAGTCCGGGAGCGGCAAAGAGGAAAAAAAAAATGA